The following are from one region of the Arachis duranensis cultivar V14167 chromosome 10, aradu.V14167.gnm2.J7QH, whole genome shotgun sequence genome:
- the LOC107472037 gene encoding vestitone reductase (The sequence of the model RefSeq protein was modified relative to this genomic sequence to represent the inferred CDS: added 63 bases not found in genome assembly): MEEGKGRVCVTGGTGFLGSWIIKRLLQDGYSVNTTIRSDPKKKRDISFLTNLPGASQKLKIFNADLSNPESFTETIEGCFGVFHTATPIDLLVTEPEELVTKRTIDGALGILKACLDSKTVRRVVYTSSGAAVSRIGREEGELEAVDESSWSNVEYLRNLKPYGWSYGVAKTLTEKAVLQFGEETGLEVVTLIPPFVVGSFICPKLPDSVERALLLVLGKKDEIGVTRMHMAHVDDVARAHIFLLEHPNPKGRYNCSPFSVSIQQISQLLSAKYPQFQIPTLDEVREIKGVKQPELISKKLTDAGFVFKYSLEEMFEDAIECCKEKGFL, encoded by the exons atggaagagggAAAGGGTAGAGTGTGTGTAACTGGAGGCACAGGTTTTCTTGGTTCATGGATCATCAAAAGGCTCCTTCAAGATGGTTACTCTGTTAACACCACCATCAGATCTGATCCCA AGAAAAAAAGGGACATTAGCTTCCTCACAAATCTGCCTGGTGCATCCCAAAAATTGAAAATCTTCAATGCTGACCTCAGCAATCCAGAGAGTTTCACTGAAACAATTGAGGggtgttttggggttttccACACGGCTACACCAATTGACCTTTTAGTAACTGAACCGGAAGAGTTAGTTACAAAAAGGACAATTGATGGAGCACTGGGAATCCTCAAAGCATGCTTGGATTCAAAGACAGTTAGGAGAGTGGTTTACACGTCGAGCGGCGCCGCCGTG GAATATCTTAGAAATTTGAAACCATATGGTTGGTCTTATGGAGTTGCTAAGACATTAACAGAGAAGGCAGTGCTTCAATTTGGTGAAGAGACTGGTTTGGAAGTTGTCACTCTAATTCCTCCTTTTGTTGTTGGATCTTTCATTTGTCCTAAGCTTCCTGATTCTGTTGAGAGAGCATTGCTTTTGGTATTAG GGAAGAAGGATGAAATTGGTGTTACACGTATGCATATGGCACATGTTGATGACGTGGCAAGAGCTCATATATTCCTGCTTGAGCATCCTAATCCAAAAGGCAGATATAATTGTTCTCCATTCAGTGTATCTATTCAACAAATTTCTCAACTTCTTTCTGCCAAGTATCCACAATTTCAAATACCAACTTTAGA TGAGGTGAGGGAAATTAAAGGAGTGAAGCAACCAGAATTGATCTCAAAGAAGCTCACAGATGCTGGATTTGTGTTCAAGTATAGCTTGGAGGAAATGTTTGAAGATGCAATTGAATGCTGCAAGGAAAAGGGTTTTCTTTGA